A window of Bos mutus isolate GX-2022 chromosome 3, NWIPB_WYAK_1.1, whole genome shotgun sequence genomic DNA:
tctttagttctttgctttctgccttaagggtgatgtcatctgtgtatctgaggttattgatatttctcccagaaatcttgattccagcttgtgcttcatccagcttagcatttcgcatgatgtacactgcatagaagttaaataagcagggtgacaacatgcagccttgatgtactcctttctgaatttggaaccagtccactgttccatgtccggttctaaccgatgcttcttgacttgcatacatatttctcaggattTGGGTAAGGtaatctggtactcccatctttttaagaattttctgcagtttgctgtggtccatgcagtcaaaggctttggtgtagtcaagaaagcagtagatgttttcctggaactctcacccttttttgatggtccaatggatgttggcaatttgatctttggttcttctgccttttctaaatccagcttgaacatttgcaagttctcggttcatgtactgttgaagtctctcttggagaattttgagcattactttgctagcatgtgaaatgattgcaattgtgcagtatttgaacattctttggcattgcctttcttcgggattggaatgaaaactgaccttttccagtcctgtggccactgctgagttctccaaatttgctggcatattgagtgcagcactttaatagcatcatctttcaggatttcaagtagctcagctgggatccatcaccttcactagctttgttcatagtgatgctttctaaggcccacttgacttcacattccaggatgtctggctctaggtgagtaatctccctctcatggttatctgggtcatgaagatcatttttgtattgctctttttgtattctttccacctcttcttaatatcttctgcttctgtttggcccatacaatttctgtcctttattttgcccatattttcatgaaaagttcccttggtatcgctaattttcttgaagagatctctagtctttctcattctattgttttcctctatttctttgcattgatcactgaagaaggctttcttacctctccttgctactctttggaactctgcattcatatggatatctttccttttctcctttgcctttaacttctcttctttcctaagctatttgtaagggcttcacagacaaccattttgcctttttgcttttctttttcttagggatggtgttgatcactgcttcctgtacaattcacaaacctctgtccatagttcttcaggcactctgtctatcagatttaatcccttgaatctatttgtcacttccactgtatatattgtaaaggatttgatttaggtcatacctgaatggtctagtgatttactgactttcttcaatgtaaatctgaatttggcaataaggacttcatgatctgagccacagtcagctctcatcttgtttttgctgactgtagagagcttctccatcttcagatgcaaagaatataatcaatctgattttggtattgaccatctggtgatgtccatgtgtagagtcatctctagtgttgttggaagaaggtgtttgctatgaccagtgcatcctcttggcaaaattctgttaacctttgccctgcttcattttgtactccaaggccaaatttgcctattactccatgtatctcttcTACTTTCTACTAGAAgttggaaaaaaagaatttgctGATGGATCGGTTATgaggtgtgatttttaaaaaggtgatatgttataaaaggataaaaaaggaTAATTTTATTGTCCAAAGcaatggagttgccatttcctgagagAGAAGAGGTCTTGGGAAAGCTAATTTTGCCTGTTTGAGGGGCAAAAGTTGAGCAGGTGACAGGGTCTTAGAGATCATTATTGAAAATGGAAGAGGATGGGATAAGATTTAATACattcattattattactttttttttttactttacaatattgtattggttttgatttAATACATTCAAAGATAAACATTAGACTTATTTTTCAAGTGCTATGTTTTAGGAGTGTTTAAAAGGATACTCATACCATTCCTGTGAGCTAGGTGAAACAATTTCTATTTTACACATTACAAATACATCTAGTAGTGAAAAAGTTATGAAGTATGCCCAGGTTTGTTTGATCTCAAGGTCTACTCCCATATTGAGCCAGAGGGCAAAGTGTTCATtttggaacagaatagaaatattttatcttgGGGAAAGGAGACAGAGGAAGGATAGATGAAAACACAGGAACTTTTAGATGTTGAGGAACTCATCTCAGGTTTTTATTGTTtcataaaaaatgagaagaaaatgttaTCTTCAGGTAATGAGGGGCATTTTAGTAGGACCAGGAGGAGGGGGAATAATTGGAACAGTTGTAGTCAGaaattgaaaggaaaagtgaacttAGCAATGATTGAGCTCAGGAATTCACTAGGTGATGATCAAAGAATTGCTTCCAAGGGAAAGCTGAGGTTTTGGAGCACATTCACCagataaaggaaaaagaacaaggaaTGATCCACAATTAGGATGGAACAGGGCTGTCCTGTGTCACAGGAGAAGCAGTGAAGCCTATAAGTGCAGGCCTCAATGTTGTCTGAAAGATGAAATGGTACAAAATCGACCAGATATTATGGTTTGGCCACATGAGGTTTTTGCTTAAGTCAgagcatattttttaaacaagaataatgtttttatatCCTTTCAGCCCCAGAATCACTGAGCATTTGTCCCCAGTAGAGAGCCAAGTGAATAGTGCTAGTGTTAGTAGAAAGGGTGTACTGGGCCTAGGAAGAGATGGAAAACAAGGTAGACAGGGATGAAGCTTGGGTTAAGGAAGCAAGACAGGAAACTGGATCAGAGCAGTATTTATAATAATGAagatgatggataaagaagatgtattaCTTATATAGGAGTCAAGCTCTTTTTGAAGACTTGGCAGGATATAGATAAGTTAAAAAGAGGCAGAAGTAAAATATCTGACTTTTTAAGAAACCTGAGAATTTATTGGAATATAAAATTTTTGTTCCAGAACAGAACTGTAGGAGAATTAATTCTGTCTGATAATGTAGGACAAGCACAGTTCACAGATCAGGAATAGTAGACCAGAAAATGAGAGATTTAAATTAGAAAGCCTTTGAGTTTAGCAATAAGCTTTAGAATATGCCAGcagtttaaaagacaaaataacagTCAATGCTTGGTTGTGTTCTTGCCCACAGGAATCATGCGTTTCAAAGGTCAATATATTCACAGTTGGGAATACAAGAGTCCAGAGAAATTTCAGAGCAAGAAAATCATTGTGATTGGCATTGGAAATTCTGCAATTGATTTGGCGATTGAGCTCAGTCATGTAGCTGCACAGGTTTGGTGCCTAAATTCTCTTTCTTGAGATGCAACCTGGCCCCTAACTTATGAGATATGAGAATTGCACAAAATATGTGTAGTGTGTACTCATACGCTGTTTCAATACTGATTGTTAATTACCTTCTCAAACCTATTTCCTCAATAGTGaatgagtgatagttgctcagtcatgcctgattctgcaaccccatggactatagcctgtcatgctcctctgttcatggaattctttaggcaagattactggagtgggttgccacttccttctccaatttccTCAATAGGCATCTTGATAATctattccaaaaaagaaaaatggagaatgaaatacaaataaatagttTAAACCTCAAAGACTttcaaattgtttatttttaccaGAGTCTGAAGATTTTACCAGTTCAGCcaagaattacaaaaaaaaaaaaaaacttattagataaccattttttaaatcccTTTATTTTTCATCGACATGACACTTGACACCATCTTCCAACTCCAATTCCTTCAATAGGGATACAAATTAACTAAGTGTTGTAGTTACTACAACACAGTAATTAGCAGCTGGATGGGATCTTTTGTGTCAACTGTTGATATCTATCTAGCCTTTTTGCATCATTATGTGTTTTTGCAATTTAAGACATTGCAGGCATCAAATACTCCTTTGGGAAAGGTTCAAAAAGAATAGTGGGTTGACCCAGAAGAAGGCTTGGGGCTATAAGCAACAAGTCAGATGTGTCTGTATGTGGGAGTGTATGTAACTATGTGTTGGTCTTCCTGCTTTTGAGAACAGAAGAACTCTTCAAGATAAAAGACAGTAGAgtttttatccatttcttctcatGAGGCAAATGAGTAATATCTGAAGAACTGAGAAATTATCCTATGAAAGTGAACTCTCATATCTATTGTGTTTACTTGCATTCTCTCCTAGGTGTTTCTCAGCACAAGAAGTGGTGCATGGATTTGGAACTGGGTCTGGGATTCTGGGATGCCCATGGACACTGTTCTCTTTACTCGTTTTAATTCTCttgtgaaaaaaattttccctgaaTTCTTAATCAACAGATGGGCAGAGAATAAATTAAATGTTCACTTTAACCATGACATTTATGGTTTGCTACCTCAACACAGGTATGTTCTAGGATTGCTACCTCAACACAGGTATGTTCtaggattttaaaaaagtaattttgccGCTGCCTTTTGGAATCAGTGGGTCAAACTTGGAACATAAGGATGATTTAGAGTTCATGTTTTACCACCTTGAAAGTAGACTTCAgctatcttgctgctgctgctgctgctaagtcgcttcagttgtgtccgaccccatagacggcagcccaccaggctgcaccgtccctgggattctctaggcaagaacactggagtgggttgccatttccttctccaatgcatgaaagtggaaagtgaaagtgaagtcactcagtcgtgtccaactctttgcgaccccaaggactgcagcctaccaggctcctccgtccatgggatattccaggcaagagtactggagtggggtgccatcaccttctccatcagCTATCTTAGGAGAATGTTAAtcattgtttcttttctcatGTTTCTTTGGGCCATTCTATTCATTAAACTTAGAAGAAGGAAATTGAATTTCAGGCATGGTGGCAGCTTCACCTGTCCCCActcttgatgttttcaaactacTGTGCACTTTTTCTTTAGGCTCTGAAACCTTAGACTGTAGAGAAGCAAATAATATACTATaccataaaaataaacttcatctttctgagccaaatttttaaaaagtcaggaaTCTGGTAAGATTCCATCAACAAGATGGAAGActtgtaattttacattttaaaaggatcactcAGGCTGCTGATTGGAGGAAAAATTGTGGGGAGTCAAAGGTAGAAGCAGTGTTAAACTGCTTTAAACAGTATTAAACTATTAGTTACTAATAGtgttaaatttaaataatgttaGTAAATCTTACAAAAATGCCACATAGGTTCTCAAAATAATGGAGATCAGACTATGATCTGatttttctgttccattttaaGCACTTCAcccactgctttaaaaaaaaaaaatctctctcatctcccaaaaaaattgttttaaggaAATTAGGTATCAATATATCACTGCTATAAACTTATATCACCTTTCAAAAGTTTCTCTTTGCATGTAGTAAGCACTGTATAAACATTATTGGCAGTCTGATGAATACAGAAGGTTTATTCAGTAAATAATTCAGAAGAAATATTGACCAaaaatcttttgtaaaataaaaatgtatgtctttcattttttagCATgactaaaaaatcattttaagtattttcttaGCTTACCTCCTTTCCAAAAAGACTTATATTAGTTttcctgcatacaaattttcaTTCCTCAGATTTCTGAGTCATCAAGCTAGTTTCGGTGATGATCTACCCAACTACATAATTACTGGAAGAGTTCGGATGAAACCAAATGTTACAAAGTTCACAGAAACATCAGCCATCTTTGAGGACGGCACAGAAGAGGATGTTGATGTTATAATCTTTGCCACAGGATACACTTGTTCTTTCccatttttggaaaataattcaaCAGTTCTGGATATCCAGCGTTCCATGTATAAATTTGTTTTCCCTCCTGAGCTAGAAAAACCAACGCTAGCTTTTATTGGTATCCTCCAGCCAGTAGGAGCCACTATTCCCACATCAGAACTCCAGAGCCAATGGGCTGTACCTGTATTCAAGGGTATGTCGTGACCTTTTTCATATTTACAAAAGATAACCATCCAGATAATGTGATTTCAGAGGCACTGAAAAAGTCTTCTGCTGCAAACATATCTGAAGCTCACCTTTACAGTATTTGAAATTCTGCCTCAAGATTTTTTACTTCAGTGTTTGATGGCTATGTAATCTTTAGGATTCCCATatgaaaatgaagattaaaaaactaCTACCTAAAGATATCAAATGACAACTTATTGGCAAATGATTCTTTAAAGCACATCAGCGAGATACACAGGATAGGaaatgagggcaggagaagaaagatcTCAACCTAAAGTACACATGGGAAATAACAATTATCCTACTTTTCAGTCTTTCTAGAATATTTCTGGAGTGATCCACAACTACAGGGAGCATTTTTTGGCCTATCTCtcaagtttaaaatataaaaaggacaAGAAGAGTCACAGAATTATGAACTGTGAGTTATGAAAATTATGTCAGAGTCAGAAAGTAACTGGAATAGGACCACAGCacaattaaaaaagcaagaacTTTGTAATCCAGCGAGCTCTGATTAAAACCCAGTTCCTCCACATGCTGACTGCATGGTCTTGACATATTACTTGACCTCCACAATTCCCtcacttataaaaatgaaataattaggtGTATTGTGCAGAGCAGTGAGAATTAACAATTAAGCATTTGTCTTTTGTAAGCCTTCAAGGAATGTTGATTGTATGAATCAAGATTAGCCATGGtgctaatttttttattattattcttttttatatcatAACTTTTAGGTTTAGAATAGATTGAAGACAGAGTCAAACCTACCTTAATGAAATGATGTCCATCACATTGCAAtaattctgctcatttttttgttCCTTCTTCAAAATGTTTCCCATATGTTCCTACTAGATTCTGCTTCTTGAAATGTAGGATATtattcattaaagaaatgaataattaTAGGAAAGTGTTTTACATGATTTAAGatgaaaaatcaagaagaaatcTCTGTTCAATGAAGACAATCAGGAGTCATTGACTCACCATTAGTAGCTATTGAAAAGCTAAGTGATAGCGTAAATGAACAAGTATAGCTCACTATTTAAAAGAGAGTCAAAAAAAGTACTCTGGTTATGGAACTACACACACACTACTTTGTGCCTTGTTACTGGATGCAACTCCCTTCAGTTCATTCTTCCTTGTGAGATTTGAGGTCTACCAGTCAagatgtgtggagaaggcaatggcacctcattccagtactcttgcctggaaaatcccatggatgtaggagcctggtaggctgcaatccatgaggtagctaagagtgggacaagactgagcgacttcactttcacttttcacttttcactttcatgcattggagaaggaaatggcaacccactccagtgttcttgcctggagaatcccagggatgggggagcctggtgggctgccgtctatggggtcgcacagagtcggacatgactgaagcgacttagaagcagcagcagcagtcaagatGTGGAGTCATTAAAGACATGTTTTTGCATGTGTAAGGCATGTGCACCTGATAGAACAGTGAATGTAGGGCAATCCAGAGCAACTCCTGAATCCATCTCTCCCACTCCTATGCTATCTCACGATGTTCTCCACCAAACATTACACATTTCTTCCTCAAACCACAGCTTTTCAATAAGAAAACCATTTTCACATTTGAAATTTCTTTCCTAGGATTGAACAAATTACCTTCAGTGAGTGGCATGTTGGCTGACataagaaagaagagaacaaaacttgaaaaacagtaagaaacttgcttcttgatgaaagtcagTAGAAAGTGTTTAGGTGGAGGTGTTTGTATTTCAagcattctttatatttttctcatgatGGAATCTGAGTCTATTTGCCTGGAGGAGATCTCAAATTATCaactttttaatttcctcttaaCCATGcataaatatcatatatggaGGACTTATCGAATGGAATGGGTAGAGAATGGTCCAACTTGGAAAgtgtagaattttatttaaagtttatggAACactttatataacatataattataaatttgtgTCATGCTGTAGCCTTAGAGATGTAAAGCATCTGAAAATATATGATGAAATGAAAGATTGTTTCACTCTTTCACCATGttgaaaagaaaaaccaatgTGAGAAATGAGATAGGAGACCATTACAGAATCCAAGTAAAATTCTTATGTTTGGTTAGGAGCTTGTGGGTTCACCAAATCTCTTTAATGGAAAATTATTCTCAACCACTAGTGTTGGggatataatttatttctatttagcaAATATCTACTGAAAATCTATAATGTGGAGGTCACAGCATGTTCTCTATGAGAAATAAAAGGCTTTATTTTAAGAATCACAATTTGTTACCCAGTAACTTTGGTTTAGGAGGGTGAAGATTTGCATTTCAGTaatatttaaagtgaaattaatatcacacatatatgtacaattCTTGTAGCATATTCCATAGTGTATTCATCACCACTGATTTAACGAAACGAGACTATATCCTAATTGAGAATTAAATTCATGGgcaaagaaaatttaagaaaagacaATAGTCTTCTGAAACCCACCTATTAATATCCAAGATCCTTGGAAGGATTTGTTGGGGAAAAAACACTGCaagaatattttgttaaaaagcaCTGAGGCCACAgtcaatgaaaagaagaaaacattttatatctCATTTTTTGGAGAAATCATCAGCCAATGTCTAGATGTAATTGTGCTTGGAGAGATGGAGGTTCTGATAGTTTCCCCTTCTGGTTTCAGGTACCTGAATAGTCCCCGTGATGCACGCAGAGTTCAGTATGTGGATTACATGGATGAAATTGCCTCTGAAATAGCAGTGAAACCCAACCTGTTCTCACTTTTCCTGTGGGATCCAAAGCTGGCTCTGGAACTTTTCCTTGGGCCATGCACATCTTACCAATACTGCCTACAAGGGCCAGGGAACTGGGCTGGGGCCCGGGAAGCCATTCTGACTCAGAGAGAACGGATCATTAATCCCCTGAGGACTCGCACCCTCATATGTGCCCAGGCTCCATGCTGTGTGCCACTTTGGCTTAAAAGTATCTGTGTAGCCCTTCTCCTCTTTGTTCTCACTTTCATCATTATTAAAGGATAATCTTCCTGTGATCATTGCTATATTGTAGGTTAACAGTAACACACACTAATTAAGAGACTGGGCATGTGCAAGTATTTATCCCTCACTCTGGACAATTCAGTGCAATGAATTGCCTAATAATTGCAAAATTACTCATGTATGAGCATTTGGCAAAACTGGAGTCTTCAGAAGTCCAAAGGGGTAGAGTAACAACTTGAGCTAAAGCCAACTCGAAAATTGGAGATTTCAAATGAAATGGTTTATATGAAAGCTTGCTCTAGAAGAGcatatttaatttctataatatGAGAAATATTCTCAGTTACCAATCTCTCCTAGCCTCCTTTTGTATGAATTGGtgaattctttgtttttcatgtaaAACACAGGCTAGGGAAAAGTGTCTCTTCAACGACTTAGAAAAATTaacaatgaagaaatattttaccATCAATCCTTTCCACTAGGTCACATTCTGTATAATCATGGATATTGAGGTATCAAGTTGTTTGAGGGATTATTGATGACAGTTTCAGGTTATGGAGGGTgccagggagagaaaaagagggaataATGTAAGTCAGAAAACGTACATAATTTTGTCTTCTACTCATACTATCAAAACACATGAAATAATTCTGTAGTAAAactacaaaattatataaaacactgaggagaatgaaaggaaaaaatggaaaataagcaaatatttataacatttacaGAGACTTTTGCAACTAAGCAGAGAGATGAAATATTTGTGTCTGGATCAGTCACTCATATTACAGGCTATATCTGAGTTTAGTGCTGATATTCTGTAATAGATTTTTCTCCTAGATTTCTTGAGGCatgattgaaaatttaaaaaaaaaatgtgtatttttaaagtgtacaatgtgatatgttgatatacaaacacataatgaaatgattaccacaataaagttAATTAGCATATTAATTACCTCATTAGTTATTTCAGAAgttacctttgtgtgtgtgtgtgtgtgtgtatgtagt
This region includes:
- the LOC102264945 gene encoding flavin-containing monooxygenase 5-like, with the translated sequence MPGKRIMVVGAGVSGLGAIKICLEEGLEPICFEESNDIGGLWRYEEKTERGRPSVYKSVISNTSKEMMAYSDYPFPDHFPNYLHNSKIMEYLHMYVKHFHLLKHIQFLSKVCSVRKHSDFSFTGQWDVVVQAEGKQESYVFDGIMVCSGLFTNPFMPLQKFPGIMRFKGQYIHSWEYKSPEKFQSKKIIVIGIGNSAIDLAIELSHVAAQVFLSTRSGAWIWNWVWDSGMPMDTVLFTRFNSLVKKIFPEFLINRWAENKLNVHFNHDIYGLLPQHRFLSHQASFGDDLPNYIITGRVRMKPNVTKFTETSAIFEDGTEEDVDVIIFATGYTCSFPFLENNSTVLDIQRSMYKFVFPPELEKPTLAFIGILQPVGATIPTSELQSQWAVPVFKGLNKLPSVSGMLADIRKKRTKLEKQYLNSPRDARRVQYVDYMDEIASEIAVKPNLFSLFLWDPKLALELFLGPCTSYQYCLQGPGNWAGAREAILTQRERIINPLRTRTLICAQAPCCVPLWLKSICVALLLFVLTFIIIKG